The window AAGCCAAAAATGCATTCAAGTAGACTATTAAGAAGTTTCATATCTGTTGACCTATTAAGCTGCATGTTAATCCCATGATTGATCCTAAGCTGGTCATGGGTTTGCTAAAATTATTGGCGGATTTGtcatttggtttttagtttttggaaaTTGAATCTATGAACACTCATGGCACTCTAAAAAGGATACATATAAGTACATGTTTTCTGTTTTAAGGACGACTCCataagaatcttgaaaaaaaaactcacagtATGGGTTAAAATATCATGACAACGTTGCATATTGCAGGTGTTGATTTCTCAAATGCAGTTCTAGACAGGGTAAATTTTGGGAAAGCCAATCTCCAAGGAGCTTTGTTCAAGAACACTGTGCTTTCAGGGTCAACATTTGATGACGCTCAATTGGAAGATGCAGTTTTTGAGGACACAATCATAGGCTACATTGATCTTCAGAAACTTTGTGTAAATCCAACTATTAGTCCTGAAGGAAGAGCTGAATTGGGATGTCGATGATTTCCACATATATAGTTTCAATACTTGCACTATTTGTATTGTACAATAAACAGCTTGATTGTTTTCAGTTTTGgtaagtaatatatatacaaatcaAAAGAGATGACTCCCTCTCACTCCTATTGAAGCACTACGTGCTGTTTTCTATTTCTCATGGCGTTGTTTCACTGTTTCATGTAATTTGGGCTTGcaggggaaaaaaagaaagagatttgTCTTACTTTTTTAATCTAGGGTTTTAACATTCCGTCGGTGCTCTCTTTCCTCTCGAAGatcatttttctctccctttctctcaCGGTCTTGCTCTCTACAGTCCGGTCTCACTCTACAATGCAAACTGAATAAAGAGAAAGGAGATGAAGATAGTTGGAACTTCTCATCTGGTCTCGTCAAAGTTGGTAGCtggaaaacaattttttttaaagaacatttttaaatataacaaaacaaatcaaaatataacaaatttttgtattCCACCAATGATACACATAGATAAATTTCTGTCGATGTATTATTAATACATTGATAATTGCTAATATATcgttgataaaatttgacacTTCACCGTATTTTCAATAGCTTTACCATTTATAgtaatctctttctttcatgaatttttttcttatacttaTTACACCAGGGGGATTGTTTAGATTCCAATCCCATGATTGGTTTTAGAGTTGGTTACGTAAAAGtgaattgtaataatttatgtGTTAGAATCATAGAAGCGCATCTAGTGTAGTGGTATCATAGTACCCTCCCACGGTACTGACCGGGGTTCGATTCCCCGGATGcgcactttttttttaactttttaaaatatcaaataaatcttTTGATTCTTAGTTTagtaattttgacaaaatatgtCAATAacgaaaatgaaatgaataaaaagaaaatttagagaaagtttgtttgattttgaacCATTATTGTTATTCAGCTGTCATTCCACATTTCCACATTTGTTCTTTCTTACCCAACATTCAACTACCAtttgttcttcttcaaaaGGAATCCTATGCCAAAATAATTGGATCTGATcatgtgaaaaaagaaaacatattattaGCTTTGCTTGGCATATGCATGCAGAACCACTTTTGTCACCATTATTCTCTATAGATAGCCTAGCTTTTGATTGATGTGCGTTTTGGCAACTTCCTCTATGATTTCTAATTTATACCTACGTGAAACAAACCAAAACTACAGGCAATAATggaatgaattttgttatatccttCTTTGCAATGTTTCTTGCTCAAATGAGTATTCCAAGTTCGAGCACCAAATGTGTCAAAATGCAATTTAATGCACATTTTGGTGTTTGCTTTTGCGATGCTCATTTCAGTAAGAAATGTTGCAACAAAtggaatgtttttttttaattctttttttcagtTTGAGGATCGATCGAACCTCTAACCTTAAGATCGATATTTTATACTCTATATTAGTTTAgctatattcattttaatattttttctcttttttgttacCAAACTTTGTAGTATCCCTTAATTACAAactgttttatttaaaattcttaaattttggatggtttcaaactttcaattttcaaattttgaagttgatgATCGTTGTttccattattaaaaaaaggaatataGTATGGCGAGTTTTGATTAATGTTGTTTCACTATTGTAATTTGTAATGATTtggatgaaaattaatattttggagagagaaaaaagctAAATTTAGTTCCGGATAATTTACATccatttgactttttttttttaaaaaaaaaaattaaaactaaatttattttctcttaattttctatattgaaTTACAACGTTAAACTTttagccaaattttaaaaaccataacaattttcaaaaactaatctaaaattagaagaagagaaaaacaaaaaggaaattatcctaaattgaaaataatttttaaaaagttattttattaacgTCTaagagtaaatatttttaatatacaaaaCCTCTGAGCCTCAGAATCGATTCCACCGTTGCCTATTATTGCAAAGCTTAGTGAACGAACGGTACTCCGTTCATCTTCTTCCCCAGCCCTCACCTCCACCCATTTTCcacttattttttctcaaatgtCGCCTTCTCTACGTATCCCTCCTTTTCCCCATCTAATCTCATCTCAATCTCTTCCGCCGCCAGAAAAATGGGGAAGGCGGTGGTATATGTTCTTACAGCCACCGTCTTCGCTCTCTTCTTCCTAATTTCTCCCTCCAATTTCCACAATCGGAGCCATCAACAGGCAACTCGTCGTCTAGGATTCAAATTCCCAAACCCTACTTTCGATCCTCTTGTTACGGAAATGGAGAGATTAGCAGCAGAGGAACGTGGTGAAAATGCGATTGGAGTGGACAATCAAAACCATAAGATCATCGATTCTTATAGAAATTACTACGATGAAGGGAGATTGAACATTTCGTTGAGGTTACTTGTGTTGTTTCCTTTGCTGGATAATTCGCCTAAAGATGGGGTTATCAGTTACGAGGAGTTGAGTGATTGGATTAATGGGCAAGCTATTGAAAGATTGAATTATAGAACGACGAAACAATTGGAGTTCTACGATAAGAATGGAGATGACGCCATTTCATTCCATGAATATCTGCCGCAGTTCACTGAGGAAGATATTGGTACgtgtttcttcatttctttgatTATGATCGAAATTagctaaaatatttttctggTGATTTTAGGCTTAGTTTCTTCTCATTGTTGTGTTTCATAACGTTACtctttcttggttttttttgtttcaatttagttagttttttttaaatgttaaaatttgagaggtttgaattttgtttctatttataCTTAGTTTTCGTAACCTTTTTAGTCTTGATTTTGTgtctatttataattttaaataaataatttcaaagaattatagttaattaaacATCACCAATTTTCTATCTCTGTTTAGCAAAAAAGTGACGAAAAAGTAGTAGAGGTTTGTGAGGTGGGTTGAAATCTTTTTAGATTCAACTCAATTGTTCAGATCGTAAATTTGTctgattcaaataatttgaattaaaaatttaacccAACACAATCTTGGAATACTTGGATTTGGTTATTTTCGGTTGGTtgaatcatttaaaaattttattctaaaaagaGTAAATTTCTCCgattcaaataatttgaattaaaaatttaacccAACACAAACTTGGAATACttggatttgattattttctgTGGGTTGTTggatcatttaaaatttttgttctaaaaaagtAAAGTGTGATTTGAAAACTCAAttctaatttatataatacaaCTGTTTTCGAAAGCACcaaaaaaactacttttaagATTTGTTGGAGGAgaataaattatcaaataaacaatgaaattgaataaaacaaaaataaatattaaaaatataattgtatatAATTAAGAGGGAAAGGTTTTACATTACACTTGGCTGTAAAATTGTATAAAGAGGGTTTTGATGAACTGTTGTGTAACCAAAAGCGTACGTATTTTgcctaattaaaatataaaaatgtaagcAACTACTGTTGTGTAAAAATGTTTGACTGAATAATTGATATAGGAATAATGTGAGAGTGAGGAAAACACTACATTAGAATCCGTACAAAGGAACAACATTTAGATATGtaaaacctttgaaatatgTAGGAAAGTCATAGAGTATATATggtaacttttcaaaaaaaagaaaaaagaaaaaagaaaattggatatcacttttagaaaaagtagaaGGTAATTTTTGTAAGTTAGGGTATTATTTTTCACATTGTGGGACTGAGACAGAAATAACATAgtgaatatattatatttttgaatgaaaCAGCAAGAAATGAAACGGGATATGGAGAAGCTGGATGGTGGAGAAAGCAATTCACAAATGCGGATGTTGACAACAATGGCTTACTATATTTTGATGAACTTAAAGAGTAATGTCCCATCTTTCTCTACCATAAACAATAAGGTCTACTTCACTATTTTTAACCTTAATTACTATACATAAgaatatgtatatgtatacaAACTTATTACAATATTATCATAAACATTGCCTAGTgtaattttagagaaaaatcaaTACCTTGGACATGTGTGCTGATGGTCACCTAGAAAGGTGTGGCAATGTTCAAGTTTCAATTTATACTATTTCAAATGTAgtattgtaatattttaaatgattcacaatttttttaaggttaaaataccattttatggtatactttagtttatttaattttagtctcCAACTTTCAAGAGTACTTTTGCTATAAGGTTTTAAAAATGCATTCACTTATTGTATTTCCTtacatgaaaattattgtaattatttaatcaattcgAGTAAAAACTAACTTTCAAGGactacaattaaaattttattagaagcACAGACTTAAACTGAATCTAACCGAGAccaaaaaaagtttttaattctttttttaaaagggtATGAGATATTTGTATCTTGCAGTTTCCTTCACCCAGAAGATAGCAGCAATTACCGAATACAAAACTGGCTGTTGGCACAGAAAATGAAGTAACTTCTTCCGCTATACTTGAATCCATTAACCTTTATCATCTTAAAACCAAACCATCATCTTCCTGTTTAATTCATTCTTATGCAGGCGCATGGACCATGACAAAGATGGAAAGCTCAATTTTGATGAATTCCTTCACCATACATATGATATATACAAGAActatattgaatttgaaactcAAGGCGAAGATGTACCAAGCGCTGAAGAGAAGTTTGATGAGCTTGATCTCGACGAGGATGAGTATGGCAATGCATTTGTTTGGAGAGTTAtttttagggaaattttatatatatcaaaatacaaaaatttcatcaactcatcgaaatgacttttttttctatttactaTACTATTTCAgtctttataattttgatgttgtttcattttagtttctatactATCAATATGTTCGTTTTAGTTCACACGCTTTTAACTTTGGTTCTCATTTTGGTtcttatatcatttttaaagaaccaaaattgtctatcttttttaaagttcaaggACCAAActgaataaaaaacaaaagtataaggactaaaatagtatttaaacttgtttatatgtatttgaaaatatttgtaatggTTTTGTCCGTTCTCTCTCACTTttgttgttaatttatttgtaatatcaaacatttttGTGCAGAGTATTGTCAACGGAAGAATTAAGACCATTGTTCCAGTATCTTCATCCTGGAGAAGTGTCTTATGCTCAACATTACACAAGTCATTTGATTAATGAGGTACGTAATTAGTAGTTGAATTGAAGAGATTAAGATAAAGTAATCAAACTCAAAGATGATGAAGGTGAGTTAATAATGTGTggtaattaaaattgaacaatgCAGGCTGACGACAATAAAGATGGGTACTTAACAATCGATGAAATGCTTAATCATGAGTATGTTTTCTACAGCACAGTATATGAAAATCAGAATGGAGATTACGAAGATGATTACCATGATgaactttgatttttcttcttttttccccaTTTTTTGAAGcttagattttagatttcattTGCATATAAAGTGTATTGGGTTACAATTTTACTAAACCCTCCCACCCCTTGTggattttgattctttttcgACCAGGAATTTTTGTAGAGAAAAAATTTCTGTTcccattttattattaaaatttcatttattgtaattcttttttctttatttatttccttctttcatcctttattttgtttttaatttttttctttagtatgcaaatatagcaaaatggcttaaaataattacaaatataacgaAAATggcttaaaataattacaaatataacgaAAGGAATAATGGGGATTAAGTGGCTTAAAAATGCATAGAGgataatttgtaaaaatatcaatGGGCCGTTTGGGGGAAGGAGAGGAATAAggggaaaaaagaataagaaaaagggaattaaGTGgaggaaaaaattattataatccttgTTTGGGATAGGATGAAGTGAAAGGATTACGATGGGTTATTATAATCTTTATTTAGGAGAAAGATTATTTGAGGGAAAgattatgacaaaaaaatttgtatttttttatttgtacgTTAACTCcaatatgagaaaaaatacataatttttttttaaaataaaattattgttattttatcgCGAACCcaataagaatgaaaaatgtgcTAATAGTTTTTGCATTTGTGTAAATTGTTCGTACCATAAATTCTTTACGACCAAAAATTgtattcaaaatcattttttagttAGGTTGTACCGTAATCCAAGctttcacaaaaaaaattgtattgattttttttttttgttgattttgtataaatattttctttacatGAATCATACACCTAATATACtttcaaaaataaagttttttt of the Cucumis sativus cultivar 9930 chromosome 3, Cucumber_9930_V3, whole genome shotgun sequence genome contains:
- the LOC101207354 gene encoding reticulocalbin-2, which codes for MGKAVVYVLTATVFALFFLISPSNFHNRSHQQATRRLGFKFPNPTFDPLVTEMERLAAEERGENAIGVDNQNHKIIDSYRNYYDEGRLNISLRLLVLFPLLDNSPKDGVISYEELSDWINGQAIERLNYRTTKQLEFYDKNGDDAISFHEYLPQFTEEDIARNETGYGEAGWWRKQFTNADVDNNGLLYFDELKDFLHPEDSSNYRIQNWLLAQKMKRMDHDKDGKLNFDEFLHHTYDIYKNYIEFETQGEDVPSAEEKFDELDLDEDEVLSTEELRPLFQYLHPGEVSYAQHYTSHLINEADDNKDGYLTIDEMLNHEYVFYSTVYENQNGDYEDDYHDEL